The Streptomyces sp. M92 nucleotide sequence CGGAGCCGTTCGGGTGCCACGGGGAGCCGTGGCGCGTGCGTGTCGTGGACCAGCCACTCCACCTCGACGCCCAGGCGCCGGGGCGGGCCGGTCTTGAAGCAGATGCCGTGGACCAGCGCCTCGACCTCCGCTTCGGTGACAGTGGTGCGTGGCCGGATACAGCCACCTACCGCTTCGGACATGTCGGGATCCTCCTGAGATTCCACCATGTCGCCGACCCGTTCACGGTGGGCCGGGTCGGCACACTCGTCCCACCAAAGACCCTCGTACGGCTCCGCACAAGGGTGCACAGCGGGACATTCCGGCTCGGAGATCTCCGCGGCCCGTCCGTTCCCGGGGGCTTTCCCCGGCGTTCCCCGGCCGGGAAACTCCGTTGCACCGCAGCACCAGCATCACCCAGGATCACCACATGAGCACGACGGGGGAGACCGCGCGGCGCGCGGCCACGGCGGCCACGGGGGTGTCGCCGTGAGCGCGCGCCTGCGGGGCATCGCACAGCGGACCGAGCAGATCGTGACGGCGGGGTACTACCGCACGCCCGGCGGACGCGAGGTGTCCGTCGCGGCCGCGGTCGCCGCCGCACGCGAGGGCACCCGGACGCACGGACCGAACCCGGTGGAGCCGGCCGCCTGGGCCCCGGCGCGGACGGTCCTCGAAGTGACCGGCGAGAGCAGCCTGGAGGCCGCCCGCCGACTCGGCGGCGAGGTCGCCGTGCTGAACTTCGCCTCCGCCCGCAATCCCGGCGGCGGCTACCTCAACGGCGCCCAGGCGCAGGAGGAGGCCCTGTGCCGGGCCTCCGCGCTGTACACCTGCCTGCTGCGGGCCCGCGAGTTCTACGATCACCATCGCGCCCACCGCGACCCGTTCTACACCGACCGCGTCATCCACTCACCGGCCGTCCCCGTCTTCCGCGACGACCGCGGCGGCCTGCTCGACGAGCCGTACACGGCGGGCTTCCTCACCTCGGCCGCGCCGAACGCGGGCGTGGTGCTGCGCACGGCCCCCGAGCGCGCCGCCGGACTGCCCGCCGCCCTGACCGCCCGTGCCGAGCGGGTACTGGAGACGGCCGCGGCCCACGGGTACCGGCGGCTCGTGCTCGGAGCCTGGGGCTGCGGCGTGTTCCGCAACGACCCCGCCCAGGTCGCGGGCGCCTTCCGGACCCTGCTGGGGCCCGGCGGACGCTTCTCGGCGGCCTTCGAGCGGGTGACGTTCGGCATCCTGGACCGCACGCCGGGCGGCACGGTCCGCCAGGCGTTCGCGCGCGCCTTCCCCGAGGGT carries:
- a CDS encoding TIGR02452 family protein, encoding MSARLRGIAQRTEQIVTAGYYRTPGGREVSVAAAVAAAREGTRTHGPNPVEPAAWAPARTVLEVTGESSLEAARRLGGEVAVLNFASARNPGGGYLNGAQAQEEALCRASALYTCLLRAREFYDHHRAHRDPFYTDRVIHSPAVPVFRDDRGGLLDEPYTAGFLTSAAPNAGVVLRTAPERAAGLPAALTARAERVLETAAAHGYRRLVLGAWGCGVFRNDPAQVAGAFRTLLGPGGRFSAAFERVTFGILDRTPGGTVRQAFARAFPEGADRPGQLQS